The Porphyrobacter sp. HT-58-2 genome has a window encoding:
- the fabF gene encoding beta-ketoacyl-ACP synthase II encodes MRRVVVTGLGLVTPLGGDVETSWANLIAGESGAGQITRFDASNQKCTIACEVKGKDHPWGFDPDKRVDHKVQRQVDPFIVYGIDAAGQALEDAGLTDMTDAEKERTGCSIGSGIGGLPGIEIESVNLHERGPGRVSPHFVHGRLINLITGQVQIKYGFMGPNHAVVTACSTGAHSIGDAARMIMMDDADIMLAGGAESTINPLGIAGFAQARALNMSMNDRPTEASRPYDRNRDGFVMGEGAGVVVLEEYERAKARGAKIYAEVTGYGLSGDAYHVTAPHPEGRGAELAMRMALRKAGLGPGDIDYINAHGTSTMADTIELAAIKRVLGDDLGGASMSSTKSAIGHLLGGAGAVEAIFCILAMRDQIVPPTLNLQDPDDGTEGIDLVPLKARKREVRAVLNNSFGFGGTNASLIMQKVD; translated from the coding sequence ATGCGCCGTGTGGTTGTTACCGGGCTTGGTCTTGTCACCCCGCTGGGCGGCGATGTGGAGACCTCGTGGGCAAACCTCATCGCCGGGGAAAGCGGAGCGGGGCAGATTACCCGTTTCGACGCCTCGAACCAGAAATGCACCATCGCCTGCGAAGTGAAGGGCAAGGATCATCCCTGGGGCTTTGATCCTGACAAGCGTGTGGATCACAAGGTGCAGCGCCAGGTCGATCCCTTCATCGTCTATGGCATTGATGCCGCCGGACAGGCGCTGGAAGATGCCGGCCTCACCGACATGACCGATGCCGAGAAGGAGCGCACCGGCTGTTCCATCGGCTCCGGCATCGGCGGGCTGCCGGGGATCGAGATCGAGAGCGTCAACCTCCATGAACGCGGCCCTGGCCGGGTCTCTCCCCACTTCGTTCACGGGCGCCTGATCAACCTCATCACCGGGCAGGTGCAGATCAAATACGGCTTCATGGGGCCGAACCATGCGGTGGTCACCGCGTGCTCCACCGGCGCGCACTCGATTGGCGATGCCGCGAGGATGATCATGATGGACGATGCCGACATCATGCTGGCGGGCGGGGCGGAAAGCACCATCAACCCGCTCGGCATTGCCGGCTTTGCGCAGGCGCGCGCGCTCAACATGAGCATGAATGACCGCCCGACCGAGGCGAGCCGTCCCTATGATCGCAACCGCGATGGCTTCGTCATGGGCGAGGGCGCGGGCGTGGTCGTGCTTGAGGAATATGAACGCGCCAAGGCGCGCGGCGCGAAAATCTACGCCGAAGTCACCGGCTACGGGTTGTCGGGCGATGCCTATCACGTCACCGCCCCGCACCCCGAAGGTCGCGGCGCGGAACTGGCGATGCGCATGGCCTTGAGGAAGGCCGGTCTCGGGCCGGGCGATATCGACTACATCAACGCCCACGGCACCTCGACCATGGCCGACACCATCGAACTCGCCGCGATCAAGCGGGTGCTGGGCGATGATCTGGGCGGCGCGTCGATGTCGTCCACCAAGTCCGCCATCGGCCACCTTCTCGGCGGCGCGGGCGCGGTTGAGGCGATCTTCTGCATTCTCGCGATGCGCGACCAGATCGTGCCGCCGACGCTGAACCTGCAGGATCCCGATGACGGTACCGAAGGTATCGACCTGGTGCCGCTCAAGGCGCGCAAGCGCGAAGTGCGTGCGGTACTGAACAACTCCTTCGGCTTTGGCGGCACCAACGCCTCGCTGATCATGCAGAAGGTCGACTGA
- the aspS gene encoding aspartate--tRNA ligase — MHPYRTHTCAQLSSANVGETVRLSGWIHRKRDHGGVLFVDLRDHYGITQIVADSDSPALPVLESLRVESVVTIEGEVKARAEGTINANLATGQIEVFARGVTVQSAAEELPMPVADEQPYPEDIRLKYRFLDLRRETLHRNIMTRVAVIADMRARMNAAGFNEFSTPILTASSPEGARDFLVPSRIHAGKFYALPQAPQQYKQLLMVAGFDRYFQIAPCFRDEDPRADRLPGEFYQLDLEMSFVTQEEVWETMEPVIQGTFAAFAGDKHVTPAGGFPRIPYDEAMLKYGSDKPDLRNPLIISDVSSHFTQSGFGLFEKIVGGGGVVRVIPAPATHEKSRKFFDDMNDWARKEGYAGLGYVTRKGGEFGGPIAKNHGPERMAELYAELGLGENDGLFFAAGKEADAAKLAGAARIRVGEELGLVDESRFELCWIVDFPFYEWDDDAKKVDFSHNPFSMPQGGIDALQGQDPLNIKAFQYDLVCNGYEIASGSIRNHKPETMVKAFEIVGLSKADVEERFGGMYRAFQYGAPPHGGMAAGVDRIVMLLCGAKNLREISLFPMNQRAEDLLMGAPSPAEPRSLRELHLRVVEPPKNTGGAA, encoded by the coding sequence ATGCACCCCTACCGCACGCATACTTGCGCACAGCTTTCTTCCGCCAATGTGGGCGAAACCGTCCGCCTGTCGGGCTGGATCCACAGGAAGCGCGACCACGGGGGCGTGCTGTTCGTCGACCTGCGCGACCATTACGGCATCACTCAGATCGTCGCCGACAGCGACAGCCCGGCGCTGCCCGTGCTGGAATCCTTGCGCGTCGAGAGCGTCGTCACCATCGAAGGTGAGGTCAAGGCCCGCGCCGAGGGCACGATCAATGCCAACCTTGCCACCGGCCAAATCGAAGTCTTCGCGCGCGGGGTGACGGTGCAGAGCGCGGCCGAAGAGCTGCCGATGCCGGTCGCCGACGAACAGCCTTACCCCGAGGATATTCGCCTCAAGTACCGCTTCCTCGATCTGCGGCGCGAGACGCTGCACCGGAACATCATGACCCGCGTGGCGGTGATCGCCGACATGCGCGCACGGATGAATGCGGCCGGTTTCAACGAGTTCTCGACGCCTATTCTGACGGCTTCAAGCCCCGAAGGCGCGCGCGACTTCCTCGTACCGAGCCGCATCCATGCGGGCAAGTTCTACGCGCTCCCCCAGGCGCCGCAGCAGTACAAGCAGCTGCTGATGGTGGCGGGCTTCGACCGCTATTTCCAGATCGCCCCCTGCTTCCGCGACGAAGACCCGCGCGCCGACCGCCTGCCGGGCGAGTTCTACCAGCTCGATCTCGAAATGAGCTTCGTGACGCAGGAAGAAGTGTGGGAAACGATGGAGCCCGTCATTCAGGGCACCTTCGCGGCCTTTGCGGGCGACAAGCACGTTACCCCCGCGGGTGGATTCCCGCGCATCCCTTACGATGAGGCGATGCTCAAGTATGGCTCCGACAAGCCCGATCTCCGCAACCCGTTGATCATCTCGGATGTGTCCTCGCACTTCACGCAGTCGGGCTTCGGCCTGTTCGAGAAGATCGTCGGTGGCGGCGGCGTGGTCCGCGTCATCCCGGCGCCTGCAACCCACGAGAAGAGCCGCAAGTTCTTCGACGACATGAACGACTGGGCGCGCAAGGAAGGCTACGCGGGCCTTGGCTATGTCACCCGCAAGGGCGGCGAATTCGGCGGGCCGATTGCCAAGAACCACGGCCCCGAGCGGATGGCCGAACTCTATGCCGAGCTTGGGCTGGGCGAGAATGACGGGTTGTTCTTCGCCGCGGGCAAGGAAGCCGATGCGGCCAAGCTCGCCGGTGCTGCGCGCATTCGCGTGGGCGAGGAATTGGGCCTCGTCGACGAGAGCCGGTTCGAACTGTGCTGGATCGTCGATTTCCCGTTCTACGAATGGGACGATGACGCGAAAAAGGTCGATTTTTCCCACAACCCCTTCTCGATGCCGCAGGGCGGGATCGACGCGCTGCAGGGGCAGGACCCGCTCAACATCAAGGCGTTCCAGTATGATCTGGTCTGCAACGGCTATGAAATCGCCTCCGGCTCGATCCGCAATCACAAGCCGGAAACCATGGTCAAGGCGTTCGAGATCGTCGGCCTTTCCAAGGCGGATGTCGAGGAACGCTTTGGCGGGATGTACCGCGCCTTTCAATACGGCGCGCCGCCGCACGGGGGCATGGCCGCAGGTGTCGACCGCATCGTGATGCTGCTGTGCGGGGCGAAGAACCTGCGTGAAATCTCGCTGTTCCCGATGAACCAGCGCGCGGAAGACCTGCTGATGGGCGCGCCGAGCCCGGCCGAACCGCGCTCCTTGCGTGAATTGCACCTGCGCGTGGTCGAACCGCCGAAGAACACCGGCGGCGCGGCCTGA
- a CDS encoding acyl carrier protein has translation MSDTADRVAKIVVEHLGVEADKVTQDASFIDDLGADSLDIVELVMAFEEEFGVEIPDDAAEKITTVGDATKYIEEHKG, from the coding sequence ATGAGCGATACTGCCGATCGGGTGGCCAAGATTGTCGTCGAACATCTGGGTGTGGAAGCCGACAAGGTGACCCAGGATGCCAGCTTCATTGACGATCTGGGCGCTGACAGCCTTGACATCGTCGAGCTGGTGATGGCTTTCGAAGAGGAATTCGGCGTCGAAATCCCCGACGATGCGGCCGAGAAGATCACCACCGTTGGTGACGCGACCAAGTACATCGAAGAACACAAGGGCTGA